From the genome of Astatotilapia calliptera chromosome 3, fAstCal1.2, whole genome shotgun sequence:
TCCACTGCATGCTCTTAAAtaagagctgtgtgtgtgtcgtgcATTGTTTTTAATACACGCTGGACCTTGCGTAACAGAACAGCTTCCTGTTGCTGAGGTCACATGACTATATTTGTCATACTTTGTGTTGCAGGATGTGACGGTGACGCTGGACGTTCCATTGGGTGCCATCAGTCGAGTGGAGAAGATGGGTGGGGCGTCAAGCAGAGGAGAAAACTCCTACGGCCTGGATATTACTTGCAAGGTGtgtgtttaatgttcagaagtcatttgcttttttacagttactggatttttatttaaaaagaacacaaagtctCATCTCTGCCATCGCATACATGTGCTGGTAGCTTAAACTGTCACAGCAACACTTTCTTTTAGTTGTGTCTGTTTTGCAGGTCTTACATGTTGTGTGTTGACAGTGAAGTGTTTGATCTGTTCTGTCACCAGGACATGAGGAATTTGAGGTTTGCCCTGAAGCAGGAAGGCCACAGCAGAAGAGATATTTTTGAGGTTCTCTTCAGATACGCCTTTCCTCTGTCACACGGTCTGGTAAGAAACCTTCTAACGTCTGCTGCTGCTTTACTTGGTATGTGGAAAAAGAAGAACACATTATTTTGACAGAGCCTAATAAACATTATGGGTTTTAAATAGAGCATATGGCTTCtgctcaccccaaccaatcacagcagatggccccgcccctccctgagcctgtcggaggtttcttcctgttaaaagggagtttttccttcccactgtcaccaaagtcttgctcatagggggtcatgtgattgctGGGTctgccttacagtataaagtgccttgaggtgactgttgttgtgatttggtgctgtttttaaaaatgttgttccagCATTTCTGAGGCTCTATTTTCAAATTGCATCATCTAGTAAAACTACAGCAGGTTCTTCTTTGGCACAAACACTTACAGTGATGACGGCTTTAGGTCTGAGCTGATTTGGAGGCTGTTGGAAACCACAGTTTGTTAGGCGTCTGATAGCTTTTATACAAGCCTGTAATATTTCTTTTCACAGATATTAAAGCTTGAACgcgaaaaaaaaagcagaattttCGTTCAACTTTGAACTGACTTTTTATGTTTCTGGTAAAAACTAAACCAATAAAGCCCCTTCATTCGTTCTGCTAACTGCCTGCTGTCCAAACCAAGAGTATTATAACATCGATGGGGCTTAATATTGAAAAACGCTCCCTGCTCGTGTGCTTTACTGTTACAATGGCTGTTCTAATGCATGTGCTGCGGTTTCTATAAGGCCACTGTATACAGTAACGTCTGACatgtttctctcttttgctTCTGTCCAGCCTCTTTTTGCGTATTTGAGTCAAGAGAAGTATGCTGAGACTGGCTGGACCATCTACAAACCTGTAGAGGAGTTCAGACGGCAGGTAAGAAAGACAACGTGCGCAGTATCGGGGTCCCAGGACAAATGCTCAGGACAATAGGAATGGCAGTGTTTTCTATAAGGGCTGataatctgtttttattgaaccacaGTAAGCGAACGCACCCTCAGAAGCCTTGATGTTAAAAACCTGATGACCTGTGAGGTCTGATGCTTCTGAACAGTCAGAGCTGAGTTTGAGTTTCAAAGAAATGAGTCAGTAATGATCATTATCTCTTCCAGGGTTTACCTAACAACAAGTGGCGTATATCATTCATCAATAAGAGCTATGATCTGTGTGACACCTACCCCACTGTGCTGGCCGTACCCTACAAGAGTAAAGAGGAGGACCTCCGAAAAGTGGCTGCCTTCCGGTCAAGAGGACGAATACCGGTGAGGGCAAGACTAAGCTGTCAAGTATAGGAAAGACTTTTTGAGTTAGACCAGCTCTTTGAACGCATACAGTGCTGTACTTCCTCATGGTGCTGTAGATACTGTTACACACTTGTACTGTGTTTCTGAACAGGATGAGCTGATTAGTTTaagtttgcattttaaaaacatttgcattGACAGTTGGTGTGTAAAATTACCAAAGCTAGTGTTAGGAGTCAAACTGGACTTGGTTCTTCACCGTGACAGGGCTGCTATCTGACATTCAGTCATAATGAAGCAGGCAGAAGACATgtattcatgtgtgtttctcctctgtcggcttcccttcattggcttcctgttaaatccagaattcaaaaccctgctcctcacatacaaggtcttaaataatcaggccccatcttatcttaatgaccttgtagtaccatatcaccctattagagcgctccgctctcgctctgcaggcctactttttgttcctagagtatttaaaagtagaatgggagggagagccttcagttttcaggcccctcttctgtggaaccagcttccagtttggaatcaggagacagacactatctctactttcaagattaggcttcaaactttcctttttgctaaagcatatagttagggctggaccaggtgaccctgaatcctcccttagttatgctgcaatagacgtagacTGCCGGGGACTCCCATGATGCATGCAGTGTTTCTTTTTCcctcactctgcatttaattattagttattcctaatctctggctctctttcacagtCTGTCCTGTCCACGTCCTCCTTTTTTGTGGTCtttctgttttacttctttTCTGCAGTGTCTGAAGCTTCTTAATCTTCCCTCTTGAACTTTGTTTCCAGACCACCGAacctcaacctgagctgtccttcTAATATACTCATTCCTAATCCTGTCCATTGTGGTCACTCCAAAGGCACCTGTAACTCCAGCTTGtcctcctgtcttttttctcttttatgtcacagcaggtctcactaccatcctAAATCTTCACTTTCAGTTACGCTGCCATCTTTCGCTTCACTCTGACTGCATGCTAAAAGCTTTTTTGACCTTGAGGTGcaagaaaatcccaacaacagcTGCTGTAGTTGGTGCTATATACAGTAAATTGAATTTGCCTGCACAGTTCATTGATGGTTGACCTCTGGTATTTAAACTTGTCGACCTTCACTAGCTCTTTTTCTTGCAGCTTCACTGTCACACCTCCCTGCTCCCACTACAAGTCACACTGTGGTCTGTAAATATCACAGTGTGTGGAACCTCCCGCCTCATCTGTCACCCCGTCTATTACCAAAGCTCTGCACATCACTATTGTTGTTTAATACTTGAATGCAAAAATACTTTGCAGAGCCTGATGCTGTGTTTCCAGCTTGGCTGTTACTGTagcctcctgcagctgctgctctaTTGGGTTGAGATTAAGGGGCGAATCGTGTCACTAAAGAATAACCCACTTCTCTGGCTTTAGCAGTCTGCTTTTACTCATTATAAATTTGCACTGTGAAGTACTTTCCTAtcatttttgcagcatttggctcAATCTGAGCAGAAAGTATAGCTGTGTACATCCCAGAATTCATCCTGCTACTCTTGTTAGCAGTCACATTATCAGTAATCACTGGTGGCCAGATTACACTGGCAGCTATAGATACCCACCACAGCATTGCTTAAGTGATGCGTGTTAGCTGATGGGCCTGACTATATTCAGTGGGGCCTGGCTATAACACGGTTcactttttgcagatttttttgggACAGTTttgcatactttttttttttttcttttactgcgtactgtgttctgcatcctgattggctgtagaccatcaTGTAGCATCCAGAAGGCAGAGAAAGATGCTAACCATCACACAGAAAGTTGAacttctggacatgctaaaggaaggtagaaTTATTGTATTtcccggattataaggcgcattaagcgaaacaaaacagtcaaactttactcaactcattcgtCTTGCTTCCTCTGCTTCCGTACCAGTGATTCATtaatgattcattaatgttgaattctctggcagctgctctattcacttgttctggacctgaaaacagggtttgatctttggtttcattctttaatactggacttatgttTCTaccaaggtttgaactttgagagtgttaaaacaaatattcatgcctgtctgagaaaagtctATAAAGTGTATaatgaggggttttacagccttaaaacatctgtaataattgtaaaaaataaagttggctactttgcagatttcacctatcgcgggttgtttttagaacgtaactccggcgataaacgagggaccgctgtactGTAATTTCTGCATTTTCTTGGTTGTCATTACTGACCTGTTTGAGAACTTCCATTGACTGACCATCCAATAACATTTAAAGGTTTAACCTGGTTTGCACACATTAGCTCCAGATTTGGTTCAGTTACAGTTTGATGCAGGAAGCAGAACCCAAGACAGCCAATACAGAAAtgacctgtttgtttgtttttgtactggAAGCTTGCAGGCTAAAAACATCCAGATGTGCAGTGGAAGTCCAGACGGGTATTTTGTGACATGCTGCAGATTCTAAACACAACTAGAGCTTGAAAAAACAAAGGGATTGTTTCAGACTGAACATAATGGGTTTGACGTGTTGACATAGTTTGTGGCTATTCAGATGTTTGAGGAGAAAAGCTTCTGGATTTCttgaagtttcttgaagacgtttcatctgagaagcttcttcagttctagggtcaaatggtggagagtcccagattttaagccctgtgggtgtgtccccaagagggtcatggaccccctattgatcctctgcctaatccaacgagccaaggtgtgaaaacaggtgtaggtcacaatcagccaaggtttcaggtgaacccatcgtgaaacctggccccaccctatcatgtgacttaTTGAGGTCAAagggcccaggatgtgagtggacgTTAAGGCGTCTcagaactggattatagatggcagacagtccagatgcttttcttcccaagctccttagacttcaATGACCTGgttgactgagaaccttcacagacagatgttCTTAACATTGACGCTGCATCATAAAGTGTTGTGTAAATCCTTGTTACTGTTGTTCTGTCTTAGGTCCTGTCATGGATCCACAGAGAGAACCAAGCAGTGATCGCCCGCTGCAGTCAGCCTCTCGTTGGCATGTCTGGTAAAAGGAACAAGGACGATGAACGCTACCTGGAGCTGATTAGGGAGGCAAATGATACCACCAAGCTCACCATATACGACGCCCGTCCCAATGTCAACGCAGTTGCCAACAAGgtcagaaggaaaagaaaacatcagcacAATCCACGGGCATCATTTGCAACATTTATCTGTGAACTACTAATTTAAtcagaaatgaaacagaaaaaacttAAGACGGTACATCCAAAAACTATTCATAGCACTTCACCTGTGTACACCATATATACACTGCcagtcaaaggtttggacacaccttctcatttaatagtttttctttattttttactactttctacattgtagatacaaactgaagacgtcaaatatatgaagcaagatcTATGGGATTATGTAGTAAAGACAAAACTGATAAATATGTCTTATAATTTAGGTTCCAGCCTTTGCTTTGTTGGCAGCGCTGCAAACCCTCGGCcttctctcagtgagcttcatgcTGTCGTCACCTGACATGTTTCCCCTCACAGGTGAGCCTGTCAGGGctcatttgtggaatttcttgccttcttaatgagGTTGGGACCATCAGGTGTGTTGTGCTTTGAATGTGTCCCTAAGTGCTGTCACCAAAACCATCAAGACCACGATGAAACTGTCTGACATGAGGacgccccaggaaaggaagagCAGGAGTCCCCTCTACATTCatccgagtcaccagcctcagaaatcacaagttaacagcAGCTCAGATCAGAGCCCAGATAGATGCCACACAGagctccagtagcagacacatctctacatgttcagaggagactgtgggaatcaggcctttatggtcaaacagctgctgagaaacacaaggagtggacattagaccagaggacatctgtgctttggtctgatgagtcctggcctccacagtcacctgacctaaacccagtggagatggtttgggatgagatggagctcagagtgaaggcaaaggaccaacaagtgctcagcatctctgggaactccttcaagactgttggaaaccgTTTCAGGagacgacctcatgaagctcatggaGAGAACGCCAAGAGTGAGCAAAGCAGGAATCAAAGCAAAGACTGTTTGGAAGAACCTGAAATATCAAACATGTTCTGAGTTGTTTACTACATAATgtcatgtgttcattcatagttctGATggcttcagtgagaatctacagtGTAAAcattcatgaaaataaagaggaaCCATTAAATGTGTGTCATACAGTTTGACTGGTTGCCTATGGCAGTAAGgtgatatatttaaaaagtgacaCAGTACAAATAAGATTCAAACCACAACATAAAACAGAGAACTACTAATGCTGTCGTTAGCCTGGCTGCAGGCGCCGACACTCAGGTTTTCCTCGTTGAGTCATCACAGTCACATGTAGGATTTTCTAACTTGTTCTTTCTGACAGTTTTAGCAACAGAATCAGggtctgatggtggtgatgggCGGATGCTTTGTTGTGCCAAAGACACTTGCTTTGAGCACTGGAGACTCTGTTATTATTCACATTATTGTGGATGCTGGAGCAGACGCTGTGAAGGTGGAGCAGTGGTGGAGAAATAGAGAAAGGTGGGCTGGGGGGATAAAAGTGGAGAAATCTCCATCTGCTGCATCTGTAACAAAAGACtcacaaaacaaacatcagttACAAGATTAAACAGAGGTCTGCAACAACAGACTGCCACAGGTGGACCCAGGAGACCTGGGCCAGTGCAGAGCTGCAGGGAGGAGGACCCCACACCACCACCTCACCTCTAGTCCAGCCTTCTGGTCCTGGGTGTGTCTGCCTCCCAGCGTCCTAGGTCCAAGGGCCTCAACACCAGTAAGCCATTCAGTCAGCAAACTCTCAAATACTCTTGAACCTGCAGCTGGATCTGCACAGAGGAGGTTGTAGCGAAGGCCTACACTGCACTGCTGACACGCTCACTTTTATGCTATTATGGCACACCAGCTCTGCTCTGCTCATATCTGTGAGTCCCACCTGCTCAGGTATTAGAAGAGGGATGAGCCCCTGTATGTATGATGCTGGGTGATCTGTGATatagtggggcaaaaaaaaacactcagccaaaatgaaacaacaataaaacatttaaaaaacaaccaaacgtCCTATAAAACGCCATTTTTGTGGATACTTCCATCACACTCTCTCTTAACCTTTGTCTACCTGAACCTGCTGCGACACAATGCTAATGAGTCTAATATAACCAGCGACAGGTTATTgggataataaatatttattatgttgGAGGATGATCCCTAAAAGAGTTAAAGAGCTCTGTCATCATTAGTCCCAAACATTAACAAAAGTCTCTTACCCAGTTAATTCCACTGATACTATTATACACATCTGTGTAGAGATGCATGCCCACTGTTTGTGCCTCCTCCTCAGGCCACCGGAGGAGGCTACGAGGGTGATGAGTACCAAAACGCAGAGCTCATCTTCTTGGACATCCAGAATATCCACGTCATGAGGGAATCCCAGAAGAAACTCAAAGATATCGTCTACCCCAACGTGGAGGAATCCCACTGGCTGTCCAGCCTAGAGTCTACACACTGGTTGGAACATGTCAAGGTGAGAGGTTTCTACGTGCATTTGATAACTGCGCTCAGTCCATTTACATTACCTTGTtataataatgtatttttattgcatTGTGCCAATCCTTGTACTCAGCTGGTGTTGTCAGGAGCCATCCAAGTTGCAGACAAAGTGTCCAGTGGGAACTCAGTAGTAGTTCACTGTAGTGACGGCTGGGACCGAACTgcacagctcacctctctggCTATGCTGATGCTGGACAGCCACTATCGCACTCTCAGAGGATTCCAGGTCAGTCGTCTCACCCTCGTGAACATGAGCTTAGACATTCACAGAGGATATGAGGAGCACAGCGGGCTTTAATTTCATCATGATGCCTGTTTGATATTTAaaagttgtgatttttttcatctGTGTCTTTTTTAGGTTTTGATTGAAAAGGAATGGATCAGCTTCGGCCACAAATTTGCCTCCGTAAGTTTTTCACCATCTAGTTTCTGAAATACATTCAATCGCATGAGTTAAGACGACTGATCAGGAGGAAACGTttctgatctgtgtgtgtgtgtgttcagaggaTAGGACATGGTGACAAAAACCATGCCGATCAGGACCGATCACCCATCTTTGTTCAGTTCATCGACTGTGTGTGGCAGATGACTAAACAGGTACGTGCAGCGCTTCAGTCGTCTCACTGCGTGAATGTAGGAACGTAACAATGTTGCACTTTGTAGTTAAACAGCAGCTAGCAGTTTGTAGATGACCCCTCAACCCGACACCCTCTGTGGCTGGTTTCCTGTCACAGTCGTAGCAACACTGAGTTTGTCAACACGTGCACAGGAGCAGGCTCCTGAATCAACATAGACTAAAGTAGGTAGGTACTCACGGAAGAGCAGAAGAAGCTTGAACAGAGATGCCACAGCTTCCTCTTCCAGCTCTTCTTTTGGCATAACAGGTCTTCCAAGCTAGTCAATAATCAAGTGTGACCGGGGTTTAActtggggcctcctcccagttggACGTGCCAAAAATAGCTCAGTTAGGAGGAGCCAGGAGTCGGTGTAATCTTCTGCCTTTTTATTTAGAATCCTGGCTCTACCCAGAGCCCGACTGAGCTCCTAAACATATCGCTGAGAGAGATCCCAGATGCCCTCCGACGGGCATTTCAGGCACTCTTATCTGCCTCATTCATCATTCTCCTTCTCATCTCAGCCCCTACCCATCGTCTGTGGCCACTGACAAGAACGGGAGAGTAAATTCACTAAACGGACCTCTTCTCTTTCCACCACTGCAGACTGGTATCGAGTATCACCATTACTGCAGACCCAGCAGACACTTTGTTAAGCTACCACTCCCTACTTCTATCACTCATCTACTTTTGTCACTAATGAACAAGACCCACAAATACTTTAAAGCCTCCATTTAGGCCGGCATGCATTCCCTTCCTCACGTGGGCACGCCACTCATTTCCAACTCCCAGTCTGCATACTGGAGCTGGAGCTGTCACCCGATGAAGCTAGCGGCACCATATTTCCAATAATATAGAGCAGACCCCTGAACCCGACACCTCGTGAAGAGCCGATAACTTGAGAACAGAGCGTGTCAGTTAACTCTGTTCATGCTTAGTTTGAAACCGGAGCCCCAGGAGGCTCGTCTGCAtcagcagcagaggcagcatttcttgaagacgtttggacaaaacaaatatttcggATGAATTTCATTACAGATTGTTGTATAGTTTAAATATGAATgagaataaacaaataaacaaagagtGCAACAAACAGCATAACAGCTCGttacagaagaagaagattcAAAATGAATTTTGGCTTCGTTGAGCTAAAATCATCATCGATCGTCACTGAGAGCTCGTTCCTGTTGTAAGTTGAATGTTTGTCTGCCTCTCACGTCTCAGTGGGACTGTC
Proteins encoded in this window:
- the mtm1 gene encoding myotubularin isoform X1 — protein: MASPVSVYNILESHTPPTRKESLKMELLSDVSLLPGEERITDKDIIYICPFSGAVKGKVLITNFRLYFKSSDADVTVTLDVPLGAISRVEKMGGASSRGENSYGLDITCKDMRNLRFALKQEGHSRRDIFEVLFRYAFPLSHGLPLFAYLSQEKYAETGWTIYKPVEEFRRQGLPNNKWRISFINKSYDLCDTYPTVLAVPYKSKEEDLRKVAAFRSRGRIPVLSWIHRENQAVIARCSQPLVGMSGKRNKDDERYLELIREANDTTKLTIYDARPNVNAVANKATGGGYEGDEYQNAELIFLDIQNIHVMRESQKKLKDIVYPNVEESHWLSSLESTHWLEHVKLVLSGAIQVADKVSSGNSVVVHCSDGWDRTAQLTSLAMLMLDSHYRTLRGFQVLIEKEWISFGHKFASRIGHGDKNHADQDRSPIFVQFIDCVWQMTKQFPTAFEFNEHLLLTILDHLYSCRFGTFLYNCESVRDQHEVRSKTVSLWSLVNSKVDMYLNPFYTPESGRVLYPVASMRHLELWVAYYIRWNPRIRQQQQSPVEQRYKELLALRDEYLKKLEQLQLSDSSTSSHLANSPTPNTTSSSTSTPSQQYTHLQTPL
- the mtm1 gene encoding myotubularin isoform X2 → MASPVSVYNILESHTPPTRKESLKMELLSDVSLLPGEERITDKDIIYICPFSGAVKGKVLITNFRLYFKSSDADVTVTLDVPLGAISRVEKMGGASSRGENSYGLDITCKDMRNLRFALKQEGHSRRDIFEVLFRYAFPLSHGLPLFAYLSQEKYAETGWTIYKPVEEFRRQGLPNNKWRISFINKSYDLCDTYPTVLAVPYKSKEEDLRKVAAFRSRGRIPVLSWIHRENQAVIARCSQPLVGMSGKRNKDDERYLELIREANDTTKLTIYDARPNVNAVANKATGGGYEGDEYQNAELIFLDIQNIHVMRESQKKLKDIVYPNVEESHWLSSLESTHWLEHVKLVLSGAIQVADKVSSGNSVVVHCSDGWDRTAQLTSLAMLMLDSHYRTLRGFQVLIEKEWISFGHKFASRIGHGDKNHADQDRSPIFVQFIDCVWQMTKQFPTAFEFNEHLLLTILDHLYSCRFGTFLYNCESVRDQHEVRSKTVSLWSLVNSKVDMYLNPFYTPESGRVLYPVASMRHLELWVAYYIRWNPRIRQQQSPVEQRYKELLALRDEYLKKLEQLQLSDSSTSSHLANSPTPNTTSSSTSTPSQQYTHLQTPL